One part of the Salvelinus fontinalis isolate EN_2023a chromosome 4, ASM2944872v1, whole genome shotgun sequence genome encodes these proteins:
- the LOC129852806 gene encoding tetranectin-like protein: MVCPFLLSKFSAEMARLVLPIFLVLSLTLLHQGFSRPSRTRKAVPAPQRDEDDVKSQLEKLWQEVNSLKEISALQTVCLRGINAHRKCYLTIEEPKHYHEANEHCIAWGGTLATPRDLNENNDLRDYAKRSASGTKEFWIGVTDIVKEGQYVDVNSMPISYFNWDKTKKQPTGTKRESCVVLSLAAQGKWHDEVCLGKKKYICEYPIP; this comes from the exons ATGGTGTGCCCCTTTCTTTTGTCGAAATTTAGTGCAGAGATGGCGCGTCTGGTTCTCCCCATCTTTttggttctctctctcaccttgctCCACCAGGGTTTTAGCCGTCCATCTCGTACCAGGAAAGCAGTGCCAGCACCACAGAGAG ATGAGGATGATGTAAAGTCGCAGCTGGAGAAGCTGTGGCAGGAGGTGAACTCCCTGAAGGAGATCTCAGCTCTGCAGACAG TTTGTCTTCGTGGCATCAATGCTCACAGGAAGTGTTACTTGACCATTGAGGAACCCAAGCACTACCATGAGGCCAACGAACACTGCATTGCATGGGGTGGAACACTTGCCACTCCACGTgacctcaatgaaaacaatgaccTGAGGGACTATGCCAAGAGGAGTGCATCAGGTACCAAGGAGTTCTGGATCGGTGTGACAGACATTGTGAAGGAGGGCCAGTATGTAGACGTCAACAGCATGCCCATCAGCTACTTCAACTGGGACAAGACCAAGAAGCAACCCACAGGGACAAAGAGGGAGAGCTGTGTCGTGCTCTCACTGGCTGCACAGGGAAAGTGGCATGATGAGGTCTGCCTTGGCAAGAAAAAGTACATTTGTGAATACCCCATTCCCTAA